GTCCGGCCGATGGTGGAGATTCCCGGTTTGCCAGCGTGAATAAAAACTAAGTGTTTTCTATTTGCTCTTTGTTGAATTCCGACAGCTTGCCGTGGAACAACAAGGGAAGCGTAGCGCGGCATTCATGCCGCAAACAAATTTGAACCGCGAAGGACGCCAAGCTTGTATTTCTTTGCATTCCTGACGTCTTCGCGGTTCGAAAAACTTCGCAGGCGTGATAGTTTCTGCAGAATAATAAGTATTATTGCCTTTCATTTTTCAGTCAGTACAATTCACCGGAGGAAGAAGCATGAAAAAAGTAATCCTGACAGCAATCGCGGCGCTGGGCGTCATCATCATCGCCCTGCTTGGTTTTGCCGCGACCAAGCCGGACACGTTCCGCATCGAGCGCAGCGCGAGCATCAATGCCGTGCCGGAGGTGATATTCTCGCACCTCAACGATTTCCGCAGTTGGAGGGCCTGGTCACCTTGGGAAAAACTGGATCCCGCGTTGCAAAGAACCTACAGCGGGGCTGCAATCGGCGCCGGCGCTGTTTATGCGTGGCAGGGCAACAGCGAGGTCGGCGCGGGCCGCATGGAGATTGTGGAATCTTCTCCTTCATCAAAGCTCGGCATCAAGCTGGATTTCATTGAGCCGTTTGAGGGCCACAACACGACTGAATTTACGCTCACCCCCGAAGGTGAGACCACAAAAATCACGTGGGCGATGCATGGTTCCAATCCCTTCCTCGGCAAGGTGATGAGCATCTTCTTCGACATGGACGAGATGGCCGGAAAGGATTTTGAGACCGGCTTGGCCAATTTGAAAGCGGTCGCCGAAGCGGGCAAGCAAGATATCGTTCTCACCCGCGTGTTCGACGCGCCGCTTGAAGCCGTGTGGAAAGCCTGGACCGAGCCCGAGCAGGTCATGAAATGGTGGGGCCCGACCGGCTTCACTTCGCCGAGCTGCCAAATCGATTTTCGCGAAGGCGGCAAATTTATTTTTCACATGCGCGCGCCCAAGGAAATGAACAACGCAGATTTCTACACCAGCGGCACTTACAAAAAGATTGTGCCATCCGAATTGATCGAATTCACGCAATGGTTGTCCGACAAAGACGGCAACCAAATCGATCCGACGACGATGGGCATGCCGGCGGACTTCCCCAGAGAGATTCCTTCCCTCTTGGCCTTCAAAAGTGTCGGCAGCAAGACGGAACTGACCGCCATCGAATACGGCTGGACGCTCGGCCAAATGCGCGAGATGTCCAAGCTCGGTTTGGAGCAGTGCCTTGACAAGCTGGCGGAAAATTTGAAGTGATTTTTCTCCAGCCAAAAAACAACTGGTGGCGCATCATTTTAAAAAGGCTCTCAAACTGAAAGGCAGGGAATATGAACCCAATTCTTAGAAATGTATTAGCCGTTATCGCCGGTGTTGTTGTTGGAAGCATTGTGAATATGAGCCTCGTCTCAATCAGCGGCAAAGTCATCCCGCCGCCGGCCGGCGTCGATGTGACGAAGGTTGAAAGCCTGAAAGCGTCAATGCATTTGTTTGAACCCAAGCATTTCATCTTTCCATTTTTGGCTCATGCGTTGGGAACGTTGGTCGGCGCTTTTGTCGCTTCGATTATAGCAGCGAGTCACAAAATAAAATTTGCTTTGGGCGTGGGTGTATTTTTCCTGCTCGGAGGCATTGCAAGCATCTTCATGCTGCCCTCGCCGATCTGGTTTACGGTGTTGGATTTGGCCGGCGCTTACATTCCCATGGGGTGGCTTGGCCACAAATTAGCACAAATAAGATTTGGAGTACGAAATTAGCCAGCGGAACTTCGGAGTGCAAAACCTTAGTTTTGCGATGCAGAAGCGTCACACTCCGTTCAGATGGCCAAACGCATGCAATTTTTTAAGAAATGTTGGGTGGCGGCCCAACGGTTGAAAGGATCTGCGATGCATCCTGACACCATTCAATACAACAAGTCACTGGCTCCGAGCGATCGAAAGATTTGCGACTTGCTTGCCGAAACCATCGATCAAATTCTGCCGGAGGCGGAAAATAAAATATGGCACGCTCATCCGGTTTGGTTCTTGGAGGGCAATCCCGTTGTCGGTTACAGCAAATTGAAATCGTGCGTTCGCCTGCTCTTTTGGAGCGGCCAGTCTTTTGAAGAAAAAGAACTGCAGAACGAAGGCAGCTTCAAAGCCGCGGAAGCGCGATACACGGCCGCGAGTCAAATCGATCTCAAGGCGCTCGAGCGCTGGCTCAAAAAAGCCCGCGACATTCAGTGGGACTATAAGAATATCGTGCGTCGCAAAGGCAAGCTTGTGCGTTTGAAATGACTCGTGTTTTGCGGCGGCCGTGAAGCGAAAGCACAATCCACAAGAAGGCAGCGCGAGCAAAGATCAATGAAACAAGCCAGAAAGGAAAAGCAGAAATGCCAAGCGCAAAAGAGCTGAAAGCAAAACAACGTGAAGAACTCCTCGGCGCGTTGCAAGCCCGTTTCGAGAAAAACATGAACCGCCACCAAGGCCTCGAATGGGCTAAAGTGTCCCGCCGTGCGGGAGAAGCGAACCCTGAAAAACTGTGGTCGCTCCATGAAATGGAAAGAACCGGCGGTGAACCGGATGTTGTTGGTCATGATAAAAAGACGGGCGAGTATATTTTCCATGATTGCTCGGCGGAAAGTCCCAATGGCCGCAGAAGTGTTTGTTACGACCGCGAAGCGCTGGAGTCGAGGAAGGAGCATAAGCCCAAAGACAGTGCCATGGGCATGGCAGCGGCCATGGGCATCGAGATTTTAACGGAAGAACAATATCGCGAGCTGCAGCAACTTGGCGAGTTCGATACGAAAACCTCGAGTTGGGTGAAAACACCTTCGGATATTCGAAAACTCGGCGGCGCGCTTTTTTGTGATCGTCGCTACGGCCACGTCTTTGTTTATCACAACGGCGCGGAATCGTACTATGCCGCGAGAGGATTTCGTGGCTCGCTGAGGGTCTAAGCGAATTAAATAATCAAAGTCAGAATAAAATCCTGAAAGGTTTTATCACCCACGGATAGATTAAAACCAACGGATGAAAAACACATAGCTTTATCCGAAGGAGACGATACACAAAATGAAACAGACATTCGCTTGCTTCGCATTGGCAGCGCTGCTTTTGGTTTCATGCCGTGAGAACAAAAAAGATGCAACAACCTCCTCGATCGGCAGCGCCAATTTCCAGAACGGCTATTCCGAGGTCAACGGGCTGAAAATGTATTACGAGATTTACGGCGAGGGCAAACCGCTGGTTTTGATTCACGGCGGCGGCTCGACCATACAAACTTCTTTTGGCAGAATCATTCCGCTGCTCGCAAAGCACAGACAAGTCATCGGCGTCGAGCTGCAAGCTCACGGCCGCACAAACGACAGAGACGCCGACCTGTCCTTCGAGCAGGATGCGGACGACGTGGCAACGCTTTTGAAAAACCTCAACATTGCCAGGGCGGACTTTTTCGGTTTCAGCAACGGCGGCACAACGGCATTGCAAATCGCCATTCGCCACCCCGAAATCGTGAATAAAATAATTGCCGCCTC
The window above is part of the candidate division KSB1 bacterium genome. Proteins encoded here:
- a CDS encoding DUF1801 domain-containing protein: MHPDTIQYNKSLAPSDRKICDLLAETIDQILPEAENKIWHAHPVWFLEGNPVVGYSKLKSCVRLLFWSGQSFEEKELQNEGSFKAAEARYTAASQIDLKALERWLKKARDIQWDYKNIVRRKGKLVRLK
- a CDS encoding SRPBCC domain-containing protein, which produces MFDAPLEAVWKAWTEPEQVMKWWGPTGFTSPSCQIDFREGGKFIFHMRAPKEMNNADFYTSGTYKKIVPSELIEFTQWLSDKDGNQIDPTTMGMPADFPREIPSLLAFKSVGSKTELTAIEYGWTLGQMREMSKLGLEQCLDKLAENLK
- a CDS encoding alpha/beta hydrolase; translated protein: MKQTFACFALAALLLVSCRENKKDATTSSIGSANFQNGYSEVNGLKMYYEIYGEGKPLVLIHGGGSTIQTSFGRIIPLLAKHRQVIGVELQAHGRTNDRDADLSFEQDADDVATLLKNLNIARADFFGFSNGGTTALQIAIRHPEIVNKIIAASALCKRSGVPAQFWDFMKQATIEQMPQQYKDAYTKVAPNPDNLQTMGDKCAKRMVEFKDMSDEQLKSIKAPVLIVIGDADVMTPEHAVEMYRLISNSRLAIIPGGHGAYIGEITTINSDSKDTDFIVPMIEDFLDAEPQPKS
- a CDS encoding DUF4256 domain-containing protein encodes the protein MPSAKELKAKQREELLGALQARFEKNMNRHQGLEWAKVSRRAGEANPEKLWSLHEMERTGGEPDVVGHDKKTGEYIFHDCSAESPNGRRSVCYDREALESRKEHKPKDSAMGMAAAMGIEILTEEQYRELQQLGEFDTKTSSWVKTPSDIRKLGGALFCDRRYGHVFVYHNGAESYYAARGFRGSLRV